The following are encoded in a window of Ricinus communis isolate WT05 ecotype wild-type chromosome 4, ASM1957865v1, whole genome shotgun sequence genomic DNA:
- the LOC8278294 gene encoding uncharacterized protein LOC8278294 — translation MVRDSSESKRSTLKFLCSYGGKIVPRSIDGSLRYVGGLTRVLAVDRSISFAELMVKLGEFCGYSVELRCQLPNGDLETLISIKSEEELRFLIEEYNRNCRGSKIRAVLTPPKSLKTISPPPSTPSSVDLSPTKSKPITYGLPIGYPISVYKDTGRMRYNSYFGQGNPRLGCCDSCCYRNWH, via the exons ATGGTGAGGGATAGTAGTGAATCGAAGAGAAGCACTCTGAAGTTTCTTTGTAGTTACGGCGGTAAGATTGTTCCTCGTTCCATTGACGGAAGTCTCCGTTACGTTGGTGGTCTGACCAGAGTTCTTGCTGTCGATCGCTCTATTTCCTTTGCAG AGTTGATGGTTAAGCTTGGAGAATTTTGCGGATACTCCGTGGAATTGAGGTGTCAGCTACCTAACGGAGATTTGGAGACGTTGATTTCAATAAAATCAGAAGAAGAATTGCGTTTTCTTATTGAAGAATATAATCGGAATTGTCGTGGTTCTAAAATTAGAGCGGTTCTTACTCCTCCAAAGTCGCTCAAGACAATCTCTCCTCCTCCATCAACTCCTTCAAGCGTTGATCTATCCCCAACTAAATCAAAACCAATCACTTACGGACTGCCGATTGGATATCCTATCAGTGTTTATAAAGACACTGGCAGAATGCGTTACAATTCATATTTTGGACAAGGAAACCCTAGATTGGGGTGTTGTGACTCTTGCTGCTACAGAAACTGGCATTGA
- the LOC8278292 gene encoding uncharacterized protein LOC8278292 has translation MLQFPAFMTQYPWSTKTIPTSYLLPSQWPQPHSEELLLAMEESDYEEKCNEIRKTNSNLPVIGKTSVDNDKEDYDNDADDDDADNAEESEGEEFEQETG, from the exons ATGTTGCAGTTTCCGGCGTTTATGACCCAGTATCCATGGTCGACGAAGACGATTCCGACGTCGTATTTGTTGCCTTCACAGTGGCCTCAACCCCATAGTGAAGAGCTCCTCCTCGCTATGGAGGAATCCGATTACGAAGAGAAG TGCAATGAGATCAGAAAGACCAATAGCAACCTCCCAGTGATTGGGAAAACTAGCGTTGATAATGATAAAGAAGACTATGATAATGATGCTGATGACGATGATGCTGATAATGCCGAGGAATCTGAAGGCGAAGAATTTGAGCAAGAAACTGGCTGA